In the Loxodonta africana isolate mLoxAfr1 chromosome 1, mLoxAfr1.hap2, whole genome shotgun sequence genome, one interval contains:
- the MAPK13 gene encoding mitogen-activated protein kinase 13 — MSLTRRKGFYKQDVNKTAWELPKTYVSPTHVGSGAYGAVCSAIDKRSGEKVAIKKLSRPFQSEMFAKRAYRELLLLKHMQHENVIGLLDVFTPASSLRNFHDFYLVMPFMQTDLQKIMGMEFTEEKIQYLMYQTLKGLKYIHSAGVIHRDLKPGNLAVNEDCELKILDFGLARHADAEMTGYVVTRWYRAPEVILSWMHYNQTVDIWSVGCIMAEMLTGKTLFKGKDYLDQLTQILKVTGVPGAEFVQKLNDKAAKSYIQSLPQSPKKDFSQLFPRASPQAIDLLEKMLELDVDKRLTASQALTHPFFEPFRDPEEETEAEQPFDESLEHEKLTVDEWKQHIYKEIVNFSPIARKDSRRRSGMKLQ, encoded by the exons ATGAGCCTCACCCGGAGAAAGGGCTTCTACAAGCAGGACGTCAACAAGACCGCCTGGGAGCTGCCCAAGACCTACGTGTCCCCGACGCACGTAGGCAGCGGGGCCTATGGAGCCGTGTG CTCTGCCATCGACAAGCGGTCAGGGGAGAAGGTAGCCATCAAGAAGCTGAGTCGGCCCTTCCAGTCTGAGATGTTTGCCAAGCGGGCCTATCGGGAGCTGTTGCTGCTGAAACACATGCAACATGAGAAC GTCATTGGGCTCCTGGATGTCTTCACCCCAGCCTCCTCCCTGCGCAACTTCCATGACTT CTACCTGGTGATGCCCTTCATGCAGACGGATCTGCAGAAGATCATGGGGATGGAGTTCACCGAGGAAAAGATTCAGTACCTGATGTATCAGACGCTCAAGGGTCTTAAG TACATCCACTCAGCTGGAGTCATCCACAGG GACCTGAAGCCAGGCAACCTAGCTGTGAATGAGGACTGCGAATTGAAG ATCCTGGATTTTGGGCTGGCACGGCACGCGGACGCTGAGATGACTGGCTATGTGGTGACCCGCTGGTACCGGGCCCCTGAGGTGATCCTCAGCTGGATGCACTACAACCAGACTG TAGACATCTGGTCTGTTGGTTGTATCATGGCAGAGATGCTGACAGGGAAAACTCTGTTCAAGGGGAAAGACT ACCTGGACCAGCTGACCCAGATCCTGAAAGTGACCGGGGTGCCTGGCGCAGAGTTTGTGCAGAAGCTTAACGACAAGGCG GCCAAATCCTACATCCAGTCCCTGCCACAGAGTCCTAAGAAGGATTTCTCTCAGCTCTTCCCACGTGCCAGCCCTCAGG CCATAGACCTGCTTGAGAAGATGCTGGAGCTGGATGTTGACAAGCGCCTGACAGCCTCGCAGGCCCTCACCCACCCCTTCTTTGAACCCTTCCGGGACCCTGAGGAGGAGACGGAGGCCGAGCAGCCATTTGATGAATCCTTAGAGCATGAGAAGCTCACAGTGGATGAATGGAAGC AGCACATCTACAAGGAGATCGTGAACTTCAGCCCTATCGCCCGCAAGGACTCACGGCGGCGGAGTGGCATGAAGCTGCAGTGA